From the genome of Chthoniobacterales bacterium, one region includes:
- a CDS encoding PEP-CTERM sorting domain-containing protein translates to MKKVLLPAIAAAALTASVSAQVLIGSSSGSDYTTATWTNGATNAFNGWYITSLAGTSSSISDSVGTTGRTSIGSQAFFIVGNTNGVFIDVYAPLGGLLSSGQSISLSANYGWSDGSRGIEFTSGSALFRFEHDSGGLSLKGTGFSDLVITNNAYNTAFTYNISFVNATTVGVSASLYGGGSPLLSTNVIVSAMPSEIKFYATAGGVGAGDVQNTGIYFNNLTTVPEPSTYALLALSAAGLSGYVIRRRHR, encoded by the coding sequence ATGAAAAAGGTTCTGCTTCCCGCCATCGCCGCCGCAGCCCTGACGGCTTCCGTTAGCGCGCAGGTTCTGATCGGAAGCTCAAGTGGTTCCGATTACACCACGGCAACTTGGACAAATGGTGCGACTAATGCATTCAATGGTTGGTATATTACTTCTCTTGCGGGAACATCGAGTAGTATCAGCGACTCGGTGGGAACAACGGGGCGCACAAGCATTGGCAGCCAAGCCTTTTTCATTGTTGGTAATACCAATGGTGTTTTCATCGATGTCTATGCACCTCTCGGTGGCCTTCTCAGCTCAGGACAAAGTATTTCTTTAAGTGCCAATTACGGATGGAGCGACGGTTCCCGCGGAATTGAATTTACTTCTGGGTCAGCTTTGTTCCGCTTCGAACACGACAGTGGTGGGCTTTCGTTAAAAGGCACGGGTTTCTCTGACCTCGTAATTACCAACAACGCCTACAATACAGCGTTCACTTACAATATCTCATTCGTTAACGCCACCACCGTGGGTGTTTCGGCGAGCCTTTACGGCGGAGGCAGTCCGCTGCTCTCAACCAACGTCATCGTTTCCGCCATGCCGAGTGAAATCAAGTTTTACGCGACCGCTGGGGGCGTAGGAGCCGGCGATGTGCAGAATACCGGCATATATTTCAATAACCTTACCACCGTCCCCGAACCCTCGACCTACGCATTGCTTGCTTTGAGCGCGGCGGGTTTGAGCGGCTACGTGATCCGCCGTCGTCACCGGTAA
- a CDS encoding RNA-binding protein: MGNKLYVGNLPFSSTEDSLREAFGQCGTVTDVMIALDRQTGRSRGFGFVTFSTDEEANAAISKFHGSDMEGRTIQVNEARPREERPQGGGGGGYRGGGGGGGGYRGGGGGRGGGGGGYRGDRGGYRDRDRGDRGGY; the protein is encoded by the coding sequence ATGGGTAACAAACTCTATGTGGGGAATCTCCCCTTCAGCAGCACCGAAGACTCGCTCCGCGAGGCTTTCGGACAATGTGGCACCGTGACCGACGTCATGATCGCCCTCGACCGTCAGACCGGCCGCTCCCGCGGATTCGGTTTCGTCACTTTTTCGACCGACGAGGAAGCCAACGCGGCGATCAGCAAATTCCACGGCTCCGACATGGAAGGCCGCACCATCCAGGTCAACGAAGCGCGTCCGCGTGAGGAACGCCCACAGGGTGGTGGCGGTGGCGGGTATCGTGGCGGCGGCGGTGGTGGTGGCGGCTATCGTGGCGGCGGCGGAGGCCGTGGCGGCGGTGGTGGTGGCTACCGCGGAGATCGCGGTGGATACCGTGATCGCGACCGCGGAGACCGCGGCGGGTATTGA
- the aroB gene encoding 3-dehydroquinate synthase gives MGRTCGRIRGAAGAPAQPGPFHHRRRREQESGQISALHPSGGQSSRRAGDAAESGGAGRCRARRFRIRRVSTADCIEVPVKIPGKSCRVLVGAGLIARAGELVNATGLRGSCAIITDENVGRLHGAALQAALEKTGCAALLLAVPAGETSKCLAAAENLCDRMIAAGLDRGSFVVALGGGVVGDLAGFVAAIYQRGIPFVQIPTTIVAQVDSSIGGKTGVNARAGKNLIGAFHQPSLVLADTATLVTLPGREYQEGFAEVIKHAVIRDAAMLGELDPGAPRESLAPLIARNIAIKAAIVADDEREQTGTRALLNFGHTVAHAIENVAGYGRYLHGEAVSLGMAAALEISTRKYGLPAADAGRVRTKLAEYGLPLTLPADLETGALLAAARHDKKFSGGNIRYVVCPRIGEVFVADDVTEHDIRAAIDSLRE, from the coding sequence ATGGGGCGAACGTGTGGCCGAATACGTGGCGCGGCTGGCGCTCCTGCTCAACCCGGACCTTTTCATCATCGGCGGCGGCGTGAGCAGGAAAGCGGACAAATTTCTGCCCTTCATCCAAGCGGCGGTCAAAGCTCCCGTCGTGCCGGCGATGCTGCAGAATCAGGCGGGGCTGGTCGGTGCCGCGCTCGTCGCTTCCGGATCCGCCGCGTGAGCACGGCGGACTGCATCGAGGTGCCGGTCAAGATTCCCGGCAAATCCTGCCGCGTGCTCGTCGGAGCCGGACTCATCGCACGAGCGGGGGAACTCGTGAACGCGACCGGACTGCGGGGAAGCTGCGCGATCATCACGGATGAAAATGTCGGACGCCTGCACGGGGCGGCGCTGCAAGCCGCCTTGGAGAAAACCGGCTGCGCCGCGCTCCTGCTCGCGGTGCCCGCGGGTGAAACTTCGAAGTGCCTCGCGGCGGCGGAAAATCTCTGCGACCGCATGATCGCAGCCGGACTCGACCGCGGATCGTTCGTCGTCGCCCTCGGCGGCGGGGTCGTGGGCGACCTGGCGGGCTTCGTTGCCGCGATTTACCAGCGCGGAATCCCGTTCGTTCAGATCCCCACAACCATCGTCGCGCAGGTGGACAGCTCGATCGGCGGAAAAACCGGCGTGAACGCACGCGCGGGAAAAAATCTCATCGGCGCATTCCACCAGCCAAGTTTGGTCCTGGCCGACACCGCGACGCTCGTCACCCTGCCCGGGCGCGAATACCAAGAGGGATTCGCCGAAGTCATCAAACACGCCGTGATCCGCGACGCCGCCATGCTCGGCGAACTGGACCCCGGCGCACCGCGCGAATCGCTCGCGCCGCTCATCGCCCGCAACATCGCGATCAAGGCCGCCATCGTGGCCGATGACGAACGCGAGCAGACGGGCACGCGGGCCCTGCTAAATTTCGGACACACCGTGGCCCACGCGATCGAAAATGTCGCGGGATACGGACGCTACCTGCACGGCGAAGCGGTGAGCCTCGGCATGGCCGCAGCGCTGGAGATTTCCACGCGCAAATACGGACTGCCCGCAGCCGACGCCGGGCGCGTTCGCACCAAGCTCGCGGAATACGGCCTTCCCCTCACCTTGCCCGCCGATCTCGAAACCGGCGCCCTGCTCGCCGCCGCGCGGCACGACAAAAAATTCTCCGGCGGCAACATCCGCTACGTGGTGTGCCCGCGCATCGGCGAGGTCTTCGTGGCCGACGATGTGACAGAGCACGACATCCGGGCGGCGATCGATTCCCTGCGGGAATAA
- the hemW gene encoding radical SAM family heme chaperone HemW → MGHEARHLYIHIPFCLQICPYCSFYKDIAGPGKADPLVEAIVLEAEMFGGGCTPRTIFVGGGTPTALSVTQLERLFGGLSRHLDLSGVEEFTVEMNPATVTMRKAEMLRRHGVNRVSMGVQSWDAELLKLLGRVHSAPQVRESFAILRAAGFENLNLDLIYGIPGQTRAQWTDSIRRTIDLGPEHISAYCLTYEEDTDFFRRLERGEFREYSERDAEFFELCAAELAEAGYAQYEISNYARAGRECLHNLAYWQGDDYLGLGPSAWSTIGTKRWQNVPDTAGYVRAVQAGNRPHGTSEIVPDETREMEKIAFGLRTSAGIEAARLGERHELITGLREEGLLEDHGPRVRLTARGRLLADEIAAELI, encoded by the coding sequence ATGGGGCACGAAGCGCGCCACCTTTACATCCACATCCCCTTTTGCCTGCAGATTTGCCCCTACTGCAGTTTCTACAAAGACATCGCGGGTCCGGGCAAAGCGGACCCCTTGGTTGAAGCGATCGTGCTCGAAGCGGAAATGTTCGGTGGTGGTTGCACGCCGCGGACCATTTTTGTCGGCGGCGGGACGCCGACCGCTTTGTCGGTCACGCAGCTGGAGCGTCTTTTCGGCGGATTGTCCCGACACCTTGATCTCTCGGGCGTCGAGGAATTCACCGTGGAGATGAACCCGGCAACCGTGACAATGCGCAAAGCGGAAATGCTGCGCCGGCACGGGGTCAATCGAGTGAGCATGGGCGTGCAATCGTGGGATGCGGAACTCTTGAAGCTGCTGGGACGTGTCCACAGCGCGCCCCAAGTGCGAGAGTCTTTCGCCATTCTGCGCGCGGCCGGCTTTGAAAACCTCAATCTCGACCTCATCTACGGGATCCCCGGTCAGACCCGCGCGCAATGGACGGACAGCATCCGGCGCACAATCGACCTCGGGCCCGAGCACATATCCGCGTATTGCCTGACCTACGAGGAAGACACGGATTTTTTCCGCCGCCTCGAGCGTGGCGAGTTCCGCGAATACAGCGAGCGAGACGCGGAATTTTTCGAACTGTGCGCCGCGGAACTCGCCGAGGCCGGCTACGCGCAATACGAAATTTCAAATTATGCGCGCGCGGGACGCGAATGCCTCCACAACCTCGCCTATTGGCAGGGAGACGATTACCTGGGTCTCGGTCCCAGCGCATGGTCCACCATCGGCACGAAGCGCTGGCAGAATGTTCCCGACACCGCAGGCTATGTGCGCGCGGTGCAGGCGGGGAACCGTCCGCACGGCACTTCGGAAATCGTGCCGGATGAAACGCGGGAGATGGAGAAAATCGCTTTCGGACTGCGGACAAGCGCGGGTATCGAGGCGGCGCGCTTGGGCGAACGGCATGAGCTGATCACCGGACTGCGCGAGGAGGGATTGCTGGAGGACCACGGGCCGCGGGTCCGCCTCACCGCGCGCGGACGCCTGCTCGCCGACGAAATTGCCGCCGAACTCATCTGA
- the rfaD gene encoding ADP-glyceromanno-heptose 6-epimerase yields MGVSKQTRGKKTSRSGAAGAEAFNSKSRFLVTGGAGFIGSVLVGMLNRRHGTDRVVVVDQLGTDDKWRNLAPLRFEEFVDADEFYDRLDRKAGSFGDFTHVFHLGACSSTTERDADYLLRNNFGCTRQLAGWALKRGARFVYASSAATYGDGGAGMDDKSERLGDFRPLNAYGYSKQLFDLHARREGYLPRIVGLKYFNVFGPNEEHKGDMRSVVSKAWRQIEETGQVKLFKSYHPDYPDGGQKRDFLYVKDAVSMTLHLAATKKAGGLYNIGSGRAHTWLELVHPIFEAMGREARIEFVDMPETLRSQYQYFTQADITKLESTGYKDAVTPLAEAVKEYVSCYLLPRKHFGDGAGD; encoded by the coding sequence ATGGGAGTCAGCAAACAAACGCGGGGCAAAAAAACGTCGCGCTCCGGCGCGGCAGGTGCCGAAGCTTTCAACAGCAAGTCGCGTTTTCTCGTCACGGGTGGCGCCGGGTTCATCGGCAGCGTTCTGGTCGGTATGCTGAACCGCCGTCACGGGACGGATCGCGTCGTGGTGGTCGATCAATTGGGCACCGACGACAAATGGCGCAACCTTGCGCCGCTGCGCTTCGAAGAGTTTGTCGATGCCGACGAGTTTTACGATCGTCTCGACCGCAAGGCCGGGTCCTTCGGGGATTTCACGCATGTGTTTCATCTTGGGGCGTGTTCATCGACCACGGAGCGCGACGCGGATTATCTGCTGCGCAACAATTTCGGCTGCACGCGCCAGTTGGCCGGATGGGCGCTCAAGCGCGGCGCGCGTTTCGTTTACGCCTCTTCCGCCGCCACCTACGGCGACGGAGGTGCGGGGATGGACGACAAGTCCGAGCGCCTCGGGGATTTTCGTCCGCTCAACGCCTACGGTTACTCGAAGCAACTGTTCGACCTGCATGCGCGGCGCGAGGGATATTTGCCGCGCATTGTTGGTTTGAAATATTTCAATGTCTTCGGCCCGAACGAGGAGCACAAGGGGGACATGCGCAGCGTGGTGAGCAAAGCGTGGCGGCAGATCGAGGAAACGGGGCAGGTGAAATTGTTCAAAAGCTACCATCCTGATTATCCCGACGGCGGGCAGAAGCGGGACTTTCTTTATGTCAAAGACGCGGTGTCCATGACGCTGCATCTGGCTGCGACCAAGAAGGCTGGCGGCCTTTACAACATCGGGTCCGGCAGGGCGCACACATGGCTGGAACTTGTCCACCCGATTTTCGAAGCGATGGGGCGGGAGGCGCGCATCGAGTTTGTCGACATGCCCGAGACGCTGCGGTCGCAATACCAATATTTCACGCAAGCGGATATCACGAAGCTGGAGTCAACCGGCTACAAGGACGCTGTGACGCCGCTTGCTGAAGCGGTGAAAGAATACGTTTCTTGTTACTTGCTTCCCCGCAAGCACTTCGGTGACGGTGCCGGAGACTGA
- a CDS encoding tetratricopeptide repeat protein: MGTQQAGRPERFGIPCARHWRLRERCVNSTAMRILRALFAFALLVIITLALGELVLRISAWGGDPRWIREVGQLSSGETLCIVDPEAANSLVAGQQPSNAPRVMRSSFVMPKPRDTLRIFLVGDSAAKGDPQPRNLAVSSFLQAMLSDALPGKKIEVINLGASGVSSAVLTGQVRDAIRFSPDLFIFYAGNNEFFGLGGCVERSSASGLRRALQRSAFVCWLESRASTGRAVQQAPIPADSPLREAAARSLSFNLGRMLDEVKAADVPAIVCTTAGNESGLAPLGQDHIGGLDARQQGELKRLMDEAVEVADRENHAQAVNLLRQAVQLAPRSAKARFLLGKVLVAAGQNDPARVAFLEARDLDTLPLRPISLTEQAIRNTALVKGAVFCDMAEIFRRESPDGATGWDLLDDHVHLSLSGQARAARSMVGAMANLAPPLQLDPGQLALVREDAAYAEDLGTNIYDTYAVNCAQRALFASPQMKETNGEAFKVFDELCREQEEEMEPSVLAAVRDWQARRSGSGTAEPITAAVAQVLTRDGAQEQALDLWELSARQVPEYTLQFLEYVYFALACRQKLDGELTPDAVALSARAIAQGNFILARDLADDAPARRYIGGLHQLRGEWAEAIPFLVAARNQLAGKDRLAADQALVLSYLKTDKRDQALAVADEGIKKGGEDAGFYRALRWEVE; this comes from the coding sequence ATGGGAACGCAACAGGCCGGGCGCCCAGAGCGTTTCGGCATACCCTGCGCAAGGCATTGGCGTTTGCGTGAGCGATGCGTAAATTCCACGGCAATGCGGATTTTGCGTGCGTTGTTTGCCTTCGCCTTGCTCGTTATCATAACGCTCGCGCTCGGCGAACTCGTGCTGCGCATTTCCGCATGGGGCGGTGACCCACGCTGGATTCGCGAGGTTGGGCAACTTTCATCCGGCGAGACGCTTTGCATCGTCGATCCTGAAGCCGCGAACTCCTTGGTTGCAGGGCAGCAACCTTCTAATGCTCCGCGCGTCATGCGTTCGAGTTTTGTCATGCCCAAGCCGCGCGACACCCTGCGCATTTTTCTTGTCGGGGATTCGGCTGCCAAGGGTGACCCGCAGCCGCGCAATCTGGCCGTATCATCATTTTTGCAGGCTATGCTTTCCGATGCGTTGCCCGGGAAAAAGATCGAGGTGATCAACCTCGGAGCGTCCGGTGTTTCCAGCGCCGTCCTGACCGGACAGGTGCGCGATGCCATCCGCTTTTCGCCGGATCTTTTCATTTTCTACGCCGGCAACAACGAGTTCTTCGGCTTGGGCGGATGCGTGGAACGAAGCTCGGCGTCAGGTCTGCGGCGCGCTCTGCAGCGATCGGCGTTCGTGTGCTGGCTTGAGTCGCGCGCATCCACAGGCCGCGCAGTGCAGCAAGCGCCGATTCCCGCGGATTCGCCTCTGCGCGAGGCGGCTGCCCGCAGTCTATCGTTCAACCTCGGTCGGATGCTCGACGAAGTCAAAGCAGCGGATGTGCCTGCGATCGTGTGCACAACGGCCGGCAACGAGTCCGGCCTTGCTCCGCTCGGTCAGGACCACATCGGCGGGTTGGACGCGAGGCAGCAGGGCGAGTTGAAGCGGTTGATGGACGAAGCGGTCGAAGTCGCCGATCGGGAAAACCACGCGCAGGCGGTGAACCTTCTGCGTCAGGCTGTGCAGCTTGCGCCGCGCAGTGCGAAAGCGCGCTTTCTTCTCGGCAAAGTTCTTGTCGCGGCCGGTCAAAACGATCCCGCGCGGGTTGCGTTTCTCGAGGCGCGCGATCTAGACACGCTGCCGTTGCGTCCGATCTCGCTCACAGAGCAGGCGATACGCAACACCGCGCTGGTGAAAGGTGCTGTGTTTTGCGACATGGCGGAGATTTTCCGTCGCGAATCTCCCGACGGTGCGACGGGCTGGGACCTGCTCGACGACCATGTTCATTTGTCGCTTTCGGGCCAGGCGCGTGCGGCGCGATCGATGGTCGGAGCGATGGCCAACCTCGCGCCGCCGCTGCAGCTCGACCCGGGGCAACTCGCCCTCGTGCGCGAAGATGCGGCATATGCGGAGGACCTTGGAACGAATATCTATGACACCTATGCGGTGAACTGCGCCCAGCGCGCTTTGTTTGCTTCTCCGCAGATGAAAGAGACCAACGGCGAGGCGTTCAAGGTGTTCGACGAACTCTGCCGCGAACAGGAGGAAGAAATGGAACCGTCCGTGCTGGCTGCCGTTCGGGATTGGCAAGCGCGACGCTCCGGCAGCGGAACAGCGGAACCGATCACCGCCGCCGTGGCGCAGGTGCTGACCCGCGATGGCGCGCAGGAGCAAGCGCTCGATTTGTGGGAGTTGTCGGCGCGCCAAGTGCCGGAATACACGCTGCAATTTTTGGAATACGTTTATTTCGCGCTGGCGTGCCGCCAGAAACTCGATGGCGAATTGACGCCCGACGCCGTTGCGCTGTCCGCGCGCGCAATTGCCCAAGGAAACTTCATTCTCGCGCGGGATCTTGCAGATGACGCTCCGGCGCGGCGCTACATCGGCGGTTTGCATCAACTGCGCGGTGAATGGGCGGAGGCAATTCCGTTCCTCGTTGCCGCCCGCAACCAACTTGCGGGCAAGGACCGCCTCGCCGCAGACCAGGCGCTCGTTCTCTCTTACCTCAAAACGGACAAAAGGGACCAAGCCCTCGCCGTAGCGGACGAAGGAATCAAAAAAGGCGGCGAGGATGCGGGTTTCTACCGAGCCCTACGCTGGGAGGTTGAAA
- a CDS encoding ROK family protein, with translation MNLLGIDIGGSGIKGAPVDLESGQLTAERQRIETPQPSSPDAVAGVIKQIAESFPAVQGPIGITFPGVVKNGRIFTAANMDSSWIDFEAATFFSAKLGRPATVINDADAAGIAEMRFGAGRGIKGVVVLLTLGTGIGSAVFLDGQLVPNTEFGHMEIRGKDAETRASARIREEKNLGWQEWGERVAEYVARLALLLNPDLFIIGGGVSRKADKFLPFIQAAVKAPVVPAMLQNQAGLVGAALVASGSAA, from the coding sequence ATGAATTTGCTGGGTATCGACATCGGCGGCTCGGGCATCAAGGGCGCTCCCGTGGACTTGGAGAGCGGCCAACTGACGGCCGAGCGCCAGCGCATAGAAACCCCGCAACCTTCCAGTCCCGATGCCGTCGCCGGCGTGATCAAACAAATCGCGGAAAGCTTCCCGGCCGTGCAAGGCCCGATCGGAATCACGTTTCCGGGCGTGGTGAAAAACGGCCGCATCTTCACTGCCGCCAACATGGATTCCTCGTGGATCGATTTCGAAGCGGCCACGTTTTTCTCCGCCAAGCTCGGGCGGCCGGCAACGGTGATCAACGACGCTGACGCGGCGGGGATCGCCGAGATGCGTTTCGGTGCAGGACGCGGAATCAAAGGCGTGGTCGTGCTTCTCACGCTCGGCACCGGGATCGGCAGCGCGGTTTTCCTCGACGGACAACTCGTGCCCAACACCGAGTTCGGCCACATGGAGATCCGCGGCAAGGATGCCGAGACACGGGCGTCCGCGCGCATACGCGAGGAAAAAAATCTCGGGTGGCAAGAATGGGGCGAACGTGTGGCCGAATACGTGGCGCGGCTGGCGCTCCTGCTCAACCCGGACCTTTTCATCATCGGCGGCGGCGTGAGCAGGAAAGCGGACAAATTTCTGCCCTTCATCCAAGCGGCGGTCAAAGCTCCCGTCGTGCCGGCGATGCTGCAGAATCAGGCGGGGCTGGTCGGTGCCGCGCTCGTCGCTTCCGGATCCGCCGCGTGA
- a CDS encoding PHP domain-containing protein, whose product MTLRIDLHVHSFFSADGVSSPEDLVAAARAAGLNGFAITDHNTCEAVDYMVSHGIMRPDGKAVDDFLVIPGIEVTTADGHLLCLGCVLPPSLKGMPAADVCRLAHEAGGVCIAPHPYDLFRAGIREAVLDTLPLDGLEVFNAATTLKRHNRKAFHYAERRGLPMTAGSDAHHAGAVGVACTIVETDDFSVRGVLDAMRRGTELEQQYLTTRQTIRKTWNNWFRLRRKPRGAQAAETL is encoded by the coding sequence ATGACCCTCCGTATCGACCTCCATGTGCATTCGTTTTTTTCCGCGGATGGCGTGAGCAGCCCGGAAGACCTTGTTGCGGCCGCTCGCGCGGCCGGGCTTAACGGCTTTGCCATCACCGACCACAACACCTGCGAGGCGGTGGACTACATGGTGTCGCACGGCATCATGCGCCCGGACGGAAAGGCGGTGGATGACTTTCTCGTCATTCCCGGCATCGAAGTGACCACGGCCGATGGTCATCTGCTTTGTCTCGGGTGTGTTTTGCCGCCCTCGCTCAAAGGTATGCCCGCAGCCGACGTTTGCCGTCTGGCGCATGAGGCCGGCGGTGTCTGCATTGCGCCGCATCCCTACGATTTGTTTCGCGCGGGAATACGCGAGGCCGTCCTGGATACGCTTCCGCTCGACGGTTTGGAGGTCTTCAACGCGGCGACCACGTTGAAGCGGCACAACCGCAAGGCGTTTCATTATGCCGAGCGGCGGGGCTTGCCCATGACCGCAGGAAGCGATGCGCATCATGCCGGCGCGGTCGGCGTGGCATGCACCATCGTCGAGACGGACGACTTCAGCGTGCGCGGGGTCTTGGACGCCATGCGGCGCGGCACCGAACTCGAGCAGCAGTATCTAACGACGCGCCAGACAATCCGGAAGACATGGAACAATTGGTTTCGGTTGCGGCGCAAACCGCGCGGTGCGCAGGCTGCCGAGACATTGTGA